One Agelaius phoeniceus isolate bAgePho1 chromosome 7, bAgePho1.hap1, whole genome shotgun sequence DNA segment encodes these proteins:
- the TWIST2 gene encoding twist-related protein 2, producing the protein MEESSSSPVSPVDSLGTSEEELERQPKRFGRKRRYSKKSSEDGSPNPGKRGKKSSPSSQSYEELQSQRILANVRERQRTQSLNEAFAALRKIIPTLPSDKLSKIQTLKLAARYIDFLYQVLQSDEMDSKMTSCSYVAHERLSYAFSVWRMEGAWSMSASH; encoded by the coding sequence ATGGAAGAAAGCTCCAGTTCTCCTGTTTCCCCTGTGGATAGCTTGGGGACCAGTGAAGAGGAGCTGGAAAGGCAGCCAAAGAGATTTGGCAGGAAGAGAAGATACAGTAAGAAGTCCAGCGAAGATGGCAGCCCCAACCcagggaagagggggaaaaagtcCAGTCCCAGCTCCCAATCTTACGAAGAACTGCAGAGCCAGAGGATCCTGGCCAACGTCAGAGAGCGGCAGAGGACTCAGTCGCTCAACGAAGCTTTTGCCGCCCTGAGGAAAATCATCCCCACGCTGCCCTCTGACAAACTGAGTAAAATCCAGACGCTCAAGCTGGCAGCTCGGTACATAGACTTCCTCTACCAGGTGCTACAGAGCGACGAGATGGACAGTAAGATGACGAGCTGCAGTTACGTGGCTCACGAGAGGCTCAGTTATGCCTTCTCCGTGTGGAGGATGGAGGGAGCGTGGTCCATGTCGGCCTCCCACTAG